One Gossypium hirsutum isolate 1008001.06 chromosome A08, Gossypium_hirsutum_v2.1, whole genome shotgun sequence genomic window, CCTACTATCCACCTTGAAAGAAGTACAAACCAAAAACCAGTGCCATTACTTTCTAAACCATTTAAAATACTAATCACCAATCTCTCCAAAATAGCAACAGTTAGTACAACTAAAGAAACTTTTACCACCAAAAATCTCCAAAGCCACTTTCCAAGAAGAGCTTTCATAAGGGATACGAGAAACTTCCATTGGTTATTTGGCCAGATCCCATGTAACTAAATGGAAACTAAAATCGTCACCCATAATCCCTTAAAAGAAAACAAACTTTTTGTTGCCTTTTTCTTAAGTCACCCCCCAAGAGATGAGACAAATGAGATAAATTAAATGGGGAGGTTTAGAAGGTGTTTGATAAGCAAAAGTCTATTAGTTTTGAAAGAATAATGATTAACATGCagctaggggtgagcattcgatcgaatagaatcgaatcgaaaattttcgagttaatcgaattttcgaatcttattttatcatcctaacttaattagaagttttctcgaatcgagtcgagtgagatggaattcgaatcaaatcgaatcgaatatatttgttcgagttaaatttaaaaaaaaaaagagtttagtgttgtttatttttatgtaatttttcaaaaaaatattttttcatacaacaaaaaattgaagtaaataagtgaataaataagtgagtaaataactaaaaaataattaagaagaagaagaaggaagaagggtttattttagggtttgaattgaatggaaatggagagaagaagaaaaataatttgGGGTTTGGAATTTGTTGGGGGAGGAATTGGGATTTGGGAAAATAAATCTTTGGGGCTTGGGCAGACAGGCTTGGGGGAAATTGGGTTTAAGTAAAAGcctaaaatttaaaacaattaaaaataaatatagtttatatttggtttattcgaatgtttcgagttattcgaattcgaaaattcaacttgactcaaacttgaaatttgaaaaaaaaattgagttgattcgattaactcgattaattcgattaactcgattcgaataattcaaaatttgaaagttttttcaattttttcaaatcgaatcgaattttgctcacccctacatgCAGCCATATTTTCCAACATTTCTGAAATTGGTTCCTACTGTCTATGTTACTGAAACTTAGGTGTGTtagatacatgtatgtatttgacACCAATGTGATTAttcttttctaagtttttccatgtattcAGAGGATCCTTGGAGGTCATATCCCAATATCCAGAGCACAAGTGTCAAACACGGGAACTTTAAGAAAATGAAGAGTCCAAACAACATCCTACCGTTCTTCAAAATCTATCATCCAAAAAGTGGTCAAAATGATTGAAAGATCACCTAGAAAAATCCCAAATGGCAACCAATAGTTCCATACAAACTCTTTCTCCAAGCAGAATCAACTACTTTTTGCTGGGATTCATATTTAACTAGAGACCATTAAggggaaaaaataataattcaaaagcTACTTAATCTCTACCTAACAAACAAACTTTTGCCTTCCATTTgaatatttgaaaatgtgttaATAAAACAAGCTTATAATTTAGTACTACATGAAACATGCATAAGAGCCAATTAAGTTAATATGATAAACTATGGGCTTAGCACATCGTATTGGGATATGACAGTGTAGGCCTTAGCTCAATAAGCCCTTCATATGTGCTCCATTAGGATTAAATGGCTAGATGTGCAAACAAGATGAAGTTGAATTATAAGCTTCCATAAGGAAATTCTAATATTCTCCCACTTTGGCATCATTAGCAGAGTAATTTTAAGAAAAGCCATTTAGAAAACAAGACAAAGTTGATTAACAAAGCTCAAATTCAGTCTTGTTGAGAGTGCAAagtttattttacttaaataacctCTCCCATTTACAATACCTGATGAGGTATTTAGGTATCAACAGATAAGCTTGGGACACCCAAGATTAGAAATAGCCAAGTAAAACGTGCAAAGTGCAAACAGAATTATATTGCTATGAATTACTATGGACACAATTCTAGAAGCTTGTGGGATTTTGACTTGAGATCTCTCCAAATATGTGACTGGTTGCAATAGAATTTTCCTCACCAAATATCAGAATTGGGCTTTGTTTCTGGTTGAAGAGTGGTTGCTCCTACATACATCATAAACGGGATTCTTTGTAAACAAACTAAGTACTGTCTCTCAGTCCTCAAGTCACTCATGCCAATACCATATAACCTTCTTCTCCAACAATACCATTTGAGAAACAACAGATTACAGAAGAAagattatttataaaaaagaGCTCATAATTCCTCCTTTGATAGTTTTGTCTTTTCTAATATCCTTTTCAACTCATCCCTCCAAcattctttttccttctctttgttCTAAACGCAAAGATCTCAGTTTTACCTCTCTGTGTGTCTCTTTGACAACAAATTCACTTTACTCTTtcgatgtatatatatatatgtttctatTCAAACCAATAATATCACATCTCCTTTAATTAAGATTTATGGAATTTACTACCCAAATTCCTAGTAACCAACCATATCTATACAAAGGTCTGCATATCTGGTGACTTTACCCTGGatctatttttgttttgttttgttttgttccgttttttattacgttttttaaaaatttctacttacttcttatttcatttttcttatttcaacTCAAAACTCAATGCAAAGGTTAGAAGGTAAAAGAAAAGCCTAACACCATGTTTtgtagaaaagaaaatagagggaAGAGAAAAAAGTGGGGAAAGAGAAAGGGAGGAAGTCAGTCATTTTTCCTCTTTGTGTTTGGTATAAAGGATGAGAAATAGAGTGAAATTAAGCGGTTACGGGTAAAGTtgtaaataaaattgttaattatGTTAATGAGTGTTTTCCTCCCACAATTGAGAGGATTGGATTTGGAGGGAAAGTTCCTATTAACCAGCTTGGGAAGGACATCCCCGCCACAGCTTCAAGCTATCCATAGCTTTTCTATCTTAATATCAATTTCTTGTAAACAATTCAAATTgctcaagaaaaaaaattaccatGCAAATATCGGAACAGTATAACATAACCATTCACATCAATGATGGAAAAAGAACTTACAGCTATTGCAATTAGCTCTTCCAGAAGTTCCTCCAAATGGCGCAGTGGCTATCTCCAGTAACAAGCAAAACATGTTCTGATAAGTTTATGACTTGATAATAAGGTCTGATAATATAACTTCTCTACATTAATTGACCTGAAGACACAATATTCTAGTATTTGAGCAAGAgcaaattataaatttaactcACCCATTGAGTCGGACCATCAACCGGTGCATTTAATGGATTATCATGCACCTAGATATCAAAGAGAAAACTTTTAGGCGCCAAAACCAAAATCAATCTCCATAGAAACTATATGAGAATGTATTTTGCACACATGCTATTTCAATAATCAAAGTAAAAATCAATGCCTGTAAAttgtaagttgagtaaaagacaacCCAAACTCCAGCTTAGTCTCTCAATTACTTTATAATACAGCTTTCCACAAGGCAGTCAAGCAAAACATACCTCCATGAAAATTCCGTCCACTCCAACAGCAACTGCAGTTCTTGCAATGCATGGTATGAGTTCACGGAAACCTCCACTGGCTACACCTCCACCATCCAACTATACACAAAAGAAAAGAATTAACATGATAAAAAGTGAAACTCAGAAGCCATACAAACTAATAAACTAAAGGAAAACAATGACGATCAGGAAACCCATATCATAAAGAACACCGACTATATAGCAAAAGTATTTAGCAGAAAACGAGAATGAAAGAAAAGCTACCGTAGAATATTAATCCTCAAGCtaatttgtttcaaatatttcagACCAATGTTTTGGCCACACAATATCAAATGGACAGAATTGCAAATAACAAAATGCAACATAGGAAGatttaatgtgatttttggaGCTTTTGCCACTGACGCAATTAAGTGATTTTGAATTAGCACTGACCTTCCCTTTGGTCAAGAAAAAGAATAAGTACTATAAAGAAAATGGCAGGTACACCGACAAAATTTGAGTTTGAGTTTGCACCAACCTACCCTTTGGTCAAGAAAAAGGGCAAAATAATAAGAACTATACATGAAATGATAGGTAAGGCAGCTTCTCATCCATATTATCATTTTCATTGTAAATTTAATTAATCCTGTGAAATATGCTGGATCTTGAAGGTATGAAACAGCCCTAGGTGTATCAACATTCACAGGAAAGAAATTCTAACTATAACCATCAACTCCGAATCAAAACTCAAAGATGAAATGAATATGAAACAAGCAGATCCAATGTCAAAAACCATTTTTGGTTAAAATTACGTTTTCCTTAGCCTATCCCATATTGATTGTCCTTACagcaaaaatatcaaaaaaaatatataatgttaGTCAACTATCCCATTTCAAAATCAGTGACAGATCCTTCCAAATTTCTTGAACATAACTGATTGAAAGATACCATACAATATCAAAATATCGGTTAACAAGTAACATCATCCATAGCCATAACAAGAGAGCACTCTATCACACTCTAGTTTCGGAAACAAAAAAGTCATATTCAAAGTTATCCCAACCTTTCTTCCAGCTGGCTGTTGCAGTGAATGTGTGATATCAGCAACCTGGAGTAAAATTATTAAATCAGATAATGAAGTCCACCGGTTAACAGCATGAAAATGGaacaaaaattgttaaaattacaCAGATGAAAAAAAAGTCATACTGCAAATAACTATTTTTTGTTTGTAATGTCTCTTCAAAATAAACATAGGAAGTGACATATTGCAAATAAACGCATATGACTGAAGCAAGCATTATAGACTACAGTCAACCAGACCTAGCTCCAGGTCTGCCCCTGAGAGTCTGAATGcatgatttaaatattttcagGGAGGAAAGAAACATTAGAAAGTATAGAAATTGCAATCATAAGCCATATGCTTACAACAGGACAATTCGCTTCCCTCATCCACTCCAAGTTACGTGGATCAACAATAAGATCATCTGTAAATCAAAATAAATGCAATAAGATCAATCAAAAAGGGTAAACAAAAATAACAATGCATCGAAAAGTTGAATTCGAATATTCAGTAAAGGTGATCTTAGGCTTGAATTACAATACAATTCTGATAGACCAAAAGGGGGTTGATTAATGATATTAGAACACAAAAAGACGGAAcaagaaataaaaactaaataaatattttatttatgcaTTGATAATACAGAAAACGGATGAGCACTCAATTGTTCAAGAAACATAAATCCATGAGAACCTATAAATTAGAATTTCCAAAACTTACCATGCTGGAAGCAAGGCTGAGGTGATTGCACCTTTCCTATAATGTTCCTCAAGTCATGTTGCTTTATAAGATTAAGGGTTAATGTCTAGAATCAATGTAACACTTCTGCTTTAAAAATGTTCAATATTGTACCTATACTATGAAACTGTTTAACATTGTGGTACCTAGCATTAACACCATTAAATTTTAGTTATAATGTGACCTTTGATCAATCAAGTCCGGACACATGGAAAATACCAATTTATTTAGAAATTAACGTAaagtttactttttttaaaaaataaaaaaatgcaattatttttaaaatactaaatatttaaattatattaaataatatattgttttaaaaataaaataaaataatattgagagataaataatattatttccaaaatatgaaaattaaagatttactcgtttaaaaaattttagatatgtagtatttaaccaatttttttttgttttttgaaaaaaactttTAAATGTACTTAtaatatctaaatttatttttaaaaataaaaaattttaaattaaaatatattcctgaatttaattaaattaattaattttaaacaagagttattttaaaactaattattaattttttaaacatgtaattttaaataatttcctttttttaaatgatttaagaaaaataaattaataaagtaatttaattacatattttatattttgtaatttttaaaatatttttgaaaaatacaatataaattcCTAACGagtaaatttaaaagttttatatttaaaaatgattctattttagttttatatttaaaaatgattctatttttaatttttaaaattaatttcttaatttgaaaatgaaatgttttaaaaatattataattgaagagtcacatattttttaaaataatatattttttaaatatcttatattttaaaaataacttttttccttttttttcttttaaaaggaaACTCTATAtgttaacttaaaaataaatcagGTCCTGCAACCATATGACGGGACTTGATAGGTTAAAGCCACATCAAAACTCATATTTAACCGTGTTAATGCTATGTTCCATAATTGGTTAAAGCTACATCATAACTCATTCAACAGATATAATCCTGAGTACACAATGATAACGGTTTGATAGTATAGGTATCAAACTAGTCATTTTTTCGAAGTAGAGGTACGGCATTGACAAATACAATAACCTTTAGGGGTCATTTATGATATCATCTCTAATACTAACTTTCTAGTTGTCATACCTAATGCCCCTTCAAAACACCCATCTACAGCTTGTGCCTAGACAACAAAATTGACTCAAGATGCTTTTGGGCAAGGCGCACTAGATTAGACACTTGCCATGTCATTGAGGCACGCATTTTTGTTATGTGATAGgcattaaaaaagaaagaaaaaagctaGCTAtgaagttttctttattttattttatttttaactcttttatttatatattatttatttattcttttcattATAGGATCTTTATTAGTATGCAAAGGGATAGTACTAAATCAATATTTGAGTATTCAACAATAGACATGACACCACAAGGAAATCATGCATATTAGCCAACAAAAAATTGCATGTTTTTTAGATAAACCGGATCACTCCTTAGTGTTTGTCATAATTATATATCTTAAGCTTATACAGACACATAGACGCACATTGAAAAATACACAAATATGCTTATTGTGCCTTACATCACTCAACTGAGTGACTTTTTCTATCTTGTGTTGCGCCTAAGGCAATATAACGGTTGTAAAGCCTAGATTGTAGCTTGTGCCCTTGACAACATGTATTATATTGAGATTGGGCCCTCCATCTATTGCTCGCTAGTTGTTGCATTGAATAGATTAACACAATATCACATGTTATTTGTTGCCTTGTTTTCAAGTCTAGTTTATAAGAACATTCATATGAATAATTTATGGCCCTACATGTGAAGGGAGACATAAGGTTATATCAAATTTAGCCTACAGTTTGTTGTGGCTCTATATCCAAGTTGGACATCACCACCACCTATGACCAATTAATTTTAGTTTGAAGGGTTTAACATCATTCAATGAATCAAATGATCGTATATTGTTTCCTAAATAAGTTCTTGAAGAATGTTAGTGAAAATTAACAGAAAGATTTGAGAATCCATTAACATTCTATACTATTACCATATTACTACTTATTTCAAGAGTGTGCAAACAACACACAAGTACTCAATAGATCTATATATGAAGTTATGAACCAAGAAAACCTTCCTAAAGAGCCTAAATACAGATCCAaaataatttctttcttttttgtcaaaatttccaGAACAACTTACTATAGCCAAACATGGTGCCTCTTTCACAAACCATCACATTCGGATTCCCAGCCAATCTAATCTTCTCAGCAGAATTTACCATAACCTACAGATATGCATAATTACAATGAACAGCCATGTATAATAACAGAAAAGTAGAGTTTACTTAAACTTGAGAGTTTGTACTCCAAATACGAGTTTTGAAATTTGTTTTAGTATCAAAAGCAGAACACTCACAGAAGGAGCACAGAACTGGCCTTTTTTAATATTGATAATTCTTCCAGTCTTGGCCGCCTCAACTAGAAGATCCGTCTATCAAACAAACAAAGACAAAATATTCTTAACAATAGACCAAGGTCAatcataactttttttttcatgaacATGGAATGGTGCCGTTAATAATAAATATCAGGTTAACCTGACGACATAAGAATGCTGGAATCTGAATAACATCAGCGACTCTTCCAACTGCTTCACACTGAAAGCAAACGGGTATTTGATAGTTATCCAAACAATAGATTAAATGGAAGGAATATAAGAAATAATTTCTGTCCAGCAAAAGGTGTGCAGGCTCATATTATGCTTACTTCATTTGGTATGTCAGATTTTGTTCATGGCCAGACTAACAATATGAAAAAGCATCcaccaaaaacattaaaaggcgttGTTAGTAATGATCTGGTATGGAAATTTTGATTTCATCACACAACTACTTTAAACAACGTATGATTCATATATGTGCTTGTTCATTAAGTCTAAAGTTATGGTTTCCTATTAAGAGAGTAGGTAGTGCATTGGCCACATTACTTCTCATCAACGGCAGAAGCAATGCATGGTAATATAAAAAGTACATCAGCAGATGTATAGATGATTTTTGAAACAAAATGCATTTGAAAAGACATAATCCAAAGAAATCAcattcacaaaaattccaaaatgaATACATGaacatagatttaaaataaatgataaagttTGTGTATAGATAGATGACCTCCAAGGTTTACTCATACCTGAATAGTTTCATGGACATCAGTTACAATTGGAATGTCATATGCTACTTTAACTTTCTCAAGGATCtgcaacccaaaaataaattgaaatattaatctAAGTAAATATATCCAAGATAAAGTTGCACAAAATTTAAATTGACCTCAGACAATGTACTTGCAATTCCAGAATTGTAAAGAATAGTAGGAAAAGCAAAACTCTACCATATGTAGAAATACATCCTAAGctcaataacaaaattaaaaaaacaaactcTGCAGATCCATGTCAAGCAACCATGTAGCATGCAATGTAAGCAAAGCAGCCATGATATGTAATAAagtaaagaaactaaagaaaagaaccTGCAAGCCTTCAGCCATTCCAGGACCCCgaaatgattttgatgatgttcgGTTAGCTTTATCAAAGCTTGATTTGAAAACCAAAGGCAACCCAAGTCTACAAAATACAGAACGCGCAGATATAATtcagatattaaaaaaaaaacatagcttTGTACATGTTCTACTATGATCAATCTCAAGTAGTTTTGCACAAGTgattccaaaaaagaaaaaaaggcggGGTGGGGGGGGAAGTAAAAAGAAATTCATGCTTGGTAGTGATAGTCTTGATGTAGCCAGCCATCCTTAGAATGTGATCTTCAGATTCAATCACATTGGGACCCGCTAACAAGAAAAATGGATCCGCACCCTGAGattcaacatttattcatacaattATTGAACAGAAACTACTAGCTCGggttataaagaaaaaataataatgaataataaagtGGGAACCATCACCATGAGCTTGTTTAACAGCGAAGCCGAGGAATCCATACTAAACTTCAGCAATTGCAGTTATCAGTCCCGACTACcgagtataaaaaaaattaattatttagaaaaaaactCCACCACTGAATTAATAAATTGAGAGAGATAAGTATCAAGAAAGAAATGGCATAAATCAGAATAAAAGAAAACTCCGAGATCTAAAATATTGCGAaatgaacattaaaaaaaaagagaataatgTTAAAAAAGCAGAGAGTTAAATtataaagagagaaagagagttaccagaaaaaaaaaagggtgggAGGACAGAAAGAAGAGAAACTCACAGTCGAATCAAATATGCTGAAAAGGACGGGAAGTCATGAACTAAGAAAACTCTCCTCTCCGGataatagtaatttttttaataaaataataattagaattAAGCCAAACAGATAAAATACTTAAAAGGAAAATCATATAGTATGGCCCAGTATGGCAATTCATTGAAAAATTTAAATgtattgaaaattaatatttatgatttaataataagtatttatcatttaatataggatatttttaattatttatttta contains:
- the LOC107919019 gene encoding 2-dehydro-3-deoxyphosphooctonate aldolase — encoded protein: MDSSASLLNKLMGADPFFLLAGPNVIESEDHILRMAGYIKTITTKLGLPLVFKSSFDKANRTSSKSFRGPGMAEGLQILEKVKVAYDIPIVTDVHETIQCEAVGRVADVIQIPAFLCRQTDLLVEAAKTGRIINIKKGQFCAPSVMVNSAEKIRLAGNPNVMVCERGTMFGYNDLIVDPRNLEWMREANCPVVADITHSLQQPAGRKLDGGGVASGGFRELIPCIARTAVAVGVDGIFMEVHDNPLNAPVDGPTQWPLRHLEELLEELIAIAGVSKGKKRFNIDLTPYSG